Proteins from a genomic interval of Actinoalloteichus hymeniacidonis:
- a CDS encoding fatty acid desaturase family protein, which translates to MTEAAPSGGVAARSDAKDGSATATIAARPEASETATAPTGSDFAELAKRINDAGLLERRPGYYVARLSIVGLLYVGGWVTFFLMGDTWWQLTVAAFLAVIFAQLALVAHDLAHRQVFRKRRISEISGRIAGNLGVGMSYGWWMDKHTRHHANPNHEELDPDVSPELLIWSERQARNSSGIAKFIGRRQAFLFFPLLTLEGFNLHVASVRGLFRPNLRGRAWEAVTLFAHFAFYLAAVFTVLPVGKAIVFLLVNQALFGVYLGCTFAPNHKGMPTLTKEDELDFLRKQVLTSRNIKGGVAIDIALGGLNYQIEHHLFPNMPSPNLPKAKKIVRDYCAELKVPYQETGLIESYAIALKHMHHVGAPIRAAAKG; encoded by the coding sequence ATGACTGAAGCAGCCCCCTCCGGCGGGGTCGCCGCGCGGAGCGATGCGAAAGACGGATCCGCGACCGCCACGATCGCAGCCCGGCCGGAGGCATCCGAGACCGCCACGGCGCCGACGGGTAGCGACTTCGCCGAGCTCGCCAAGCGGATCAACGATGCGGGACTGCTCGAACGCAGGCCCGGTTACTACGTCGCGAGGTTGAGCATCGTCGGCCTGCTGTACGTAGGCGGCTGGGTCACGTTCTTCCTGATGGGCGACACCTGGTGGCAGCTCACCGTCGCGGCCTTCCTCGCGGTGATCTTCGCCCAGCTCGCCTTGGTCGCACACGACCTCGCGCACCGGCAGGTGTTCCGGAAGCGGCGGATCAGCGAGATCTCCGGTCGAATAGCGGGCAATCTCGGTGTCGGCATGAGTTACGGCTGGTGGATGGACAAGCACACCCGCCACCATGCGAATCCCAACCATGAGGAGCTCGACCCGGACGTCTCGCCGGAACTGCTCATCTGGTCGGAGCGACAGGCACGCAACAGCAGCGGGATCGCCAAGTTCATCGGCCGCAGGCAGGCGTTCCTCTTCTTCCCGTTGCTCACCCTGGAGGGCTTCAACCTGCATGTGGCCAGTGTCCGAGGTCTGTTCCGGCCGAACCTCCGTGGCCGCGCCTGGGAGGCTGTGACGCTGTTCGCCCACTTCGCCTTCTACCTGGCCGCGGTGTTCACCGTGCTGCCGGTCGGCAAGGCCATCGTGTTCCTGCTGGTCAACCAGGCACTCTTCGGCGTCTACCTCGGCTGCACGTTCGCGCCCAACCACAAGGGCATGCCGACGCTGACCAAGGAGGACGAGCTCGACTTCCTCCGCAAGCAGGTACTGACCTCGCGGAACATCAAGGGTGGGGTGGCCATCGACATCGCGCTCGGCGGCCTCAACTACCAGATCGAGCACCACCTGTTCCCGAACATGCCCTCGCCCAACCTGCCGAAGGCGAAGAAGATCGTGCGCGACTACTGCGCCGAGCTGAAGGTCCCCTATCAGGAGACGGGCCTGATCGAGTCCTACGCCATCGCGTTGAAGCACATGCACCACGTCGGCGCACCCATCCGCGCCGCAGCCAAGGGCTGA